In a single window of the Streptomyces sp. NBC_00285 genome:
- a CDS encoding helix-turn-helix domain-containing protein has product MGWWQVDADTLVRSRFVVCPFTETFATLRLLNTGTGAHPGEEAWLRAHLPGYRAHLAADPVTALLVRSGMGTSWIADFLAPLPRDGTPLEETLTAIRATDPAAARADLRVSLRGPLPAILERDDLPERAAALLAHVWTRTVLPYWNRRRRILEADVVARTAQVSRGGWAAVIDSLLPGQTRWLGDNRLQVNRHERPPRDIRGAELVFVPVTHGRGWATWEEPGRYALVYGCAGALADPGARSVPASLGTLLGTGRARALVLLDSPLSTSQLVAVTGQGLGSVGRHLRVLLDAGLVERRRAGRSVLYVRTAAGEGLVEASGAGAAAGDRAPKPGFR; this is encoded by the coding sequence ATGGGCTGGTGGCAGGTCGACGCGGACACGCTCGTCCGCAGCCGGTTCGTGGTCTGCCCGTTCACCGAGACCTTCGCGACGCTGCGGCTGCTGAACACCGGCACCGGCGCCCACCCCGGCGAGGAGGCCTGGCTCCGCGCCCACCTTCCCGGCTACCGGGCACATCTCGCGGCCGACCCGGTGACCGCGCTGCTGGTGCGCTCCGGAATGGGCACGTCGTGGATCGCCGACTTCCTCGCCCCGCTGCCGCGCGACGGGACACCCCTGGAGGAGACCCTGACCGCCATCCGGGCGACCGACCCCGCCGCGGCCCGCGCCGACCTCCGGGTCTCGCTGCGCGGTCCGCTCCCCGCGATCCTGGAGCGCGACGACCTCCCCGAGCGGGCGGCCGCGCTCCTCGCCCACGTCTGGACGCGGACCGTACTGCCGTACTGGAACCGTCGGCGGCGGATCCTGGAGGCGGACGTGGTCGCCCGGACCGCACAGGTGAGCCGGGGCGGCTGGGCGGCCGTCATCGACTCCCTGCTGCCGGGTCAGACCCGCTGGCTCGGCGACAACCGGCTCCAGGTGAACCGGCACGAGCGCCCGCCCCGCGACATCCGCGGCGCCGAACTCGTCTTCGTCCCCGTCACCCACGGACGCGGCTGGGCGACCTGGGAGGAGCCGGGCCGGTACGCCCTCGTCTACGGCTGCGCGGGCGCGCTCGCCGACCCGGGCGCCCGGAGCGTGCCCGCGAGTCTGGGCACGCTGCTCGGCACCGGGCGGGCCCGGGCGCTCGTCCTGCTGGACTCCCCGCTGAGCACCAGCCAGCTCGTCGCCGTGACCGGGCAGGGGCTCGGGTCGGTGGGGCGGCATCTGCGGGTGCTGCTGGACGCGGGCCTCGTGGAGCGGCGGCGGGCCGGGCGGTCGGTGCTGTATGTGCGGACGGCGGCCGGGGAGGGGCTCGTGGAGGCGTCGGGGGCCGGTGCCGCTGCCGGTGACCGGGCGCCGAAACCGGGATTTCGCTGA
- a CDS encoding D-alanyl-D-alanine carboxypeptidase, giving the protein MAGESPDRSKQHESSGEPTSGSASPVPEARSAPPDPRLAVARESISLGGVDTATRIFSVRELPTAPEEASEGPVEAGAEGSGTGRAENDTPAPEERPEPSAGRDARLRDAVAAWVSTGDDPEDTPDPADKTPKTETDTDDADDADDETEGAADAEADASSVKADTEPEAEAETEPEAEAEAEPEAEAKTDPEAEAEAETEPEADPEAEAEAEPEAEAEAEPEAEAESEPETAADADTAADTDVADTDVADAAPADDEHDPDAGDPDAPGARGTARPAPTQPQKTEDPRGKGATPKADVADTADKADTADAADGDQPPVDQPTAVFKAPRPAVDQPTTTLKIGKTAAPKPPTEAERTSKFVALKPLDEAREARPKADVTAVVPQVGPERTTQQPLPPRPPLDLLAELTNTPPPPPSPLRTVARRLKIWTPLVLLLVVVFAVVQNLRALPAPTLKLAAQQTYTFEGGEVDIPWPTYGEAALDVQGVGTFGSSGDQKPVPIASVAKVMTAYIILRDHPLKSGADGPKIKIDQAAQDQVTAKDESTVPVTAGDSITQREALTDVLIASANNVARLLARWDSGSEKEFVAKMNATAKDLGMTNTMYTDPSGLNNTTVSTAVDQVKLARTAMELPAFREVAAVMSYYDYKDNKHNNYNRLVGYNNVVGIKTGTTTSALGNLVFAAKKDVNGKTHRIIGAVVRQRAGGEDNTILSGALDAGKQLILAAQDALKSATILKKGDVVGYVDDGLGGHTPVVLTKDVTAVGWSGLKVKLSFAADDVPHTAKAGTKVGTLTVGDGDGGAVEVPVTLQKDLAEPGFADKLTRVG; this is encoded by the coding sequence GTGGCGGGCGAGTCCCCCGACAGGTCGAAGCAGCACGAGTCGTCGGGAGAACCGACGTCGGGGAGCGCGAGTCCGGTTCCCGAGGCGAGGAGCGCGCCTCCCGACCCCCGGCTGGCGGTGGCACGGGAGTCCATCTCCCTCGGAGGCGTCGACACCGCCACGAGGATCTTCTCGGTACGAGAACTCCCGACGGCCCCCGAGGAGGCCTCTGAGGGCCCCGTAGAGGCCGGAGCGGAGGGTTCGGGCACCGGGAGGGCCGAGAACGACACTCCGGCCCCGGAGGAGCGCCCTGAGCCCTCCGCCGGGCGCGACGCGCGCCTCCGTGACGCGGTGGCGGCATGGGTGTCCACGGGGGACGACCCCGAGGACACCCCCGACCCGGCCGACAAGACCCCGAAGACCGAGACCGACACGGACGACGCGGACGACGCGGACGACGAAACCGAGGGTGCCGCCGACGCCGAAGCCGACGCAAGCAGCGTGAAGGCCGACACCGAGCCGGAGGCCGAAGCGGAGACCGAGCCGGAGGCCGAAGCAGAGGCCGAGCCGGAGGCTGAAGCGAAGACCGACCCGGAAGCCGAGGCAGAGGCAGAGACCGAGCCGGAGGCCGACCCGGAAGCCGAAGCAGAGGCCGAGCCGGAAGCCGAGGCAGAGGCCGAGCCGGAAGCCGAGGCAGAGTCGGAGCCGGAGACCGCGGCCGACGCGGACACGGCGGCCGACACCGACGTCGCCGACACGGACGTAGCCGACGCAGCCCCTGCCGACGACGAGCACGACCCGGACGCCGGCGACCCGGACGCCCCAGGGGCGCGGGGAACTGCGCGACCAGCCCCCACCCAGCCGCAGAAAACCGAAGACCCCCGCGGCAAGGGCGCGACCCCCAAGGCCGACGTAGCCGACACGGCGGACAAGGCCGACACGGCGGACGCGGCCGACGGCGATCAACCGCCCGTCGACCAGCCCACCGCCGTCTTCAAGGCCCCCCGGCCCGCCGTGGACCAGCCCACCACCACGCTGAAGATCGGCAAGACCGCGGCACCCAAGCCGCCGACCGAGGCCGAGCGGACGAGCAAGTTCGTCGCGCTGAAGCCGCTGGACGAGGCCCGCGAGGCCCGCCCGAAGGCGGACGTGACCGCGGTCGTCCCCCAGGTCGGTCCGGAGCGGACCACGCAGCAGCCGCTGCCGCCGAGGCCCCCGCTCGACCTGCTGGCCGAGCTGACCAACACCCCGCCGCCCCCGCCCAGCCCCCTGCGTACCGTCGCGCGCCGGCTGAAGATCTGGACGCCCCTCGTCCTGCTGCTCGTGGTCGTGTTCGCAGTCGTGCAGAACCTGCGCGCGCTGCCCGCGCCCACGCTCAAGCTCGCCGCCCAGCAGACGTACACCTTCGAGGGCGGCGAGGTCGACATCCCCTGGCCCACGTACGGAGAGGCCGCGCTGGACGTGCAGGGCGTCGGCACCTTCGGCTCGTCCGGTGACCAGAAGCCCGTGCCGATCGCGAGCGTCGCGAAGGTGATGACCGCGTACATCATCCTGCGCGACCACCCGCTCAAGTCCGGCGCCGACGGCCCGAAGATCAAGATCGACCAGGCAGCCCAGGACCAGGTCACGGCCAAGGACGAGTCCACGGTCCCCGTGACCGCGGGCGACAGCATCACCCAGCGCGAGGCGCTCACGGACGTCCTGATCGCGTCCGCGAACAACGTCGCGCGACTGCTCGCCCGCTGGGACTCCGGGTCCGAGAAGGAGTTCGTGGCGAAGATGAACGCCACCGCCAAGGACCTCGGCATGACCAACACCATGTACACCGACCCGTCGGGCCTGAACAACACGACGGTGAGCACGGCCGTGGACCAGGTGAAGCTGGCCAGGACGGCGATGGAGCTGCCCGCCTTCCGCGAGGTCGCGGCCGTGATGTCGTACTACGACTACAAGGACAACAAGCACAACAACTACAACCGCCTGGTGGGCTACAACAACGTCGTCGGCATCAAGACCGGCACCACCACCTCCGCCCTCGGCAACCTCGTCTTCGCCGCGAAGAAGGACGTCAACGGCAAGACCCACCGGATCATCGGCGCCGTGGTGCGGCAGCGCGCGGGCGGTGAGGACAACACGATCCTCTCGGGCGCCCTGGACGCGGGCAAACAGCTGATCCTGGCGGCCCAGGACGCGCTGAAGTCCGCGACGATCCTCAAGAAGGGCGACGTCGTCGGGTACGTGGACGACGGGCTCGGCGGCCACACCCCGGTCGTGCTGACCAAGGACGTCACCGCCGTCGGCTGGTCCGGCCTGAAGGTGAAGCTGTCCTTCGCCGCCGACGACGTACCGCACACCGCGAAGGCCGGCACCAAGGTCGGCACGCTCACCGTCGGCGACGGTGACGGCGGCGCTGTCGAGGTTCCGGTCACCCTCCAGAAGGATCTGGCCGAACCGGGCTTCGCCGACAAGCTGACCCGCGTCGGCTGA
- a CDS encoding MerR family transcriptional regulator, producing the protein MTEDAEVDEKELLTIGAFAARCRLSAKALRLYDRLGLLSPAYVDVASGYRYYRAGQAEQARLVALLRHLDMPLARIAEVVEAGGAEGAELLAAYWADVEERLARQRTLAEYLRGRLSGRSSEMYGKFVVETVDVPEQVVITEIRHTLADELPAWIGASLERLERAALECGGVPAAPYVVYHSEVSMESDGPAETCVPVADEDAALEWAGRRGRSRETAVRVEPAQRLAYTRISKAQVAHPQIIAAFEAVEEWITAHGLTQAGPCREVYFADWEAAGPEDPVCDVAFPVR; encoded by the coding sequence GTGACGGAGGATGCCGAGGTGGACGAGAAAGAGCTGCTGACCATCGGCGCGTTCGCCGCCCGCTGCCGGCTTTCCGCCAAGGCGCTGCGGCTGTACGACCGGCTCGGGTTGCTGTCCCCGGCGTATGTCGACGTGGCCAGCGGATACCGCTACTACCGCGCCGGACAGGCCGAACAGGCCCGGCTCGTGGCCCTGTTGCGCCACCTCGACATGCCGCTCGCGCGGATCGCCGAGGTCGTGGAGGCGGGCGGCGCCGAGGGCGCCGAGCTGCTCGCCGCGTACTGGGCGGACGTGGAGGAACGGCTGGCCCGGCAGCGCACACTCGCCGAGTACCTCCGTGGACGGCTGTCGGGGAGGAGCTCCGAGATGTACGGAAAATTCGTGGTCGAGACGGTGGACGTGCCGGAACAGGTGGTGATCACCGAGATCCGGCACACGCTGGCCGATGAGCTGCCCGCCTGGATCGGCGCCTCGCTGGAGCGGCTGGAGCGGGCGGCCCTGGAGTGCGGAGGGGTCCCGGCGGCGCCGTACGTCGTCTACCACTCCGAGGTGTCGATGGAGAGCGACGGACCCGCCGAGACCTGTGTGCCGGTCGCGGACGAGGATGCGGCGCTGGAGTGGGCCGGGCGGCGGGGGCGGTCCCGGGAGACCGCGGTACGGGTGGAGCCCGCGCAGCGACTGGCGTACACCCGGATCTCCAAGGCGCAGGTGGCGCATCCGCAGATCATCGCCGCGTTCGAGGCGGTGGAGGAGTGGATCACGGCTCACGGGCTCACGCAGGCGGGGCCGTGCCGCGAGGTGTACTTCGCGGACTGGGAGGCCGCGGGGCCGGAGGATCCGGTGTGCGACGTGGCGTTTCCGGTGAGGTGA
- a CDS encoding helix-turn-helix domain-containing protein — MASNVNPTVRRRRLGQELRRLRELKGMTAEEVAERLLVSQSKISRLENGRRSISQRDVRDLCGVYEVEDQRIVESLMQMAKDSRQQGWWHAFGDIPYSVYIGLETDAESLRVYEPQIITGLLQTRPYAEAIVRGGAPEATETENDKRVEVRLRRQSRVAAEQDPLRLWVVLDEASLRRVVGGRQIMREQLEYLVEMSQQPHITVQVLPFDVGAHPGLSGQYSILEFSDAADSSVVYIEGVTSDLYLEKAHDVQKYTVMYEHLRAQALNVDQSRQLIEDLAKEYAREYAR; from the coding sequence GTGGCGTCCAATGTGAATCCCACCGTGAGGCGGCGCCGGCTGGGCCAGGAGCTGCGCAGGCTCCGTGAGCTCAAGGGCATGACGGCCGAAGAGGTCGCCGAACGCCTGCTGGTGTCGCAGTCGAAGATCAGCCGGCTGGAGAACGGCCGGCGCAGCATCAGCCAGCGTGACGTCCGCGACCTGTGCGGTGTGTACGAGGTCGAGGACCAGCGCATCGTCGAGTCCCTCATGCAAATGGCCAAGGACTCGCGGCAGCAGGGCTGGTGGCACGCGTTCGGGGACATCCCGTACAGCGTCTACATCGGTCTGGAGACCGACGCCGAGTCACTGCGCGTGTACGAACCCCAGATCATCACCGGCCTGTTGCAGACCCGGCCGTACGCCGAGGCCATCGTGCGCGGCGGCGCACCCGAGGCGACGGAGACGGAGAACGACAAGCGCGTCGAGGTCCGGTTGCGCCGGCAGAGCCGGGTCGCCGCCGAACAGGACCCGCTGCGACTGTGGGTGGTCCTGGACGAGGCGTCCCTGCGCCGGGTCGTCGGCGGCCGGCAGATCATGCGTGAGCAGCTGGAGTACCTCGTCGAGATGTCCCAGCAGCCCCATATCACCGTGCAGGTCCTGCCGTTCGACGTCGGCGCGCACCCCGGGCTCAGCGGTCAGTACTCCATCCTGGAGTTCTCGGACGCGGCGGACTCCAGCGTCGTCTACATCGAGGGTGTCACCAGCGACCTGTACCTGGAGAAGGCGCACGACGTGCAGAAGTACACCGTGATGTACGAGCACTTGAGGGCGCAGGCGCTCAACGTCGACCAGTCGCGTCAGCTGATCGAGGACCTCGCCAAGGAGTACGCCCGGGAATACGCCCGTTGA
- a CDS encoding MFS transporter, with the protein MATAEPTRADDTDPGPGAGPRIRVPAETDTGTGGPLRGRARAGAAVLALRERLLRHPVLSLTVLSGVLHIVWFFTFANSGGDLAAQDAWAEFVGRHPDSAYNLAWYGGMHPVSYSIVSPYLMSVLGVRTTMMLAGTVSAGLLTMILIRSRSVKNPLWASLAGVFAFLCNAASGRVTFGLGTMFALGAVAVVFCWPHRLRYKRWAKAACAAPLAALATMASPVAGLFVGLVAVALFLQKRRPGAWALGIAPTAVVALSAWLFPFAGTQPMKITSMLLPLTYGLLVYFLAPREWTTVRITAGVYSLSVVLVWLVSSQIGSNISRLPMLFAGVALAAALPFTVPRSRKWYLVVAAFLGFTVWIGFKSVDDVVHTTPTASWARELAPLVNELQGVGAEKGRVEVVPAASHREASALAPYVNLARGWNRQADMERNPLFYDDTLNSANYHEWLQRWAVHFVVVPKDEPDGDGGERERELVQRGMPYLKQIWGDANWQLFQVTDPAPLASPNTVVDRAAQGEMTMRVKKAGRIVIRIPYSPWLSIVDAEGKKLKAPQETEASKNRADGEPKAFANVNGCLLETPEDADGDKWTMLLAPKAGTYRLAAPYTVPRGTPCPDELK; encoded by the coding sequence GTGGCCACTGCGGAGCCGACACGCGCCGACGACACCGACCCTGGGCCGGGCGCCGGCCCGCGAATACGCGTGCCCGCGGAAACTGACACCGGGACCGGCGGACCCCTCCGGGGCAGGGCGCGGGCCGGGGCCGCAGTCCTCGCGCTGCGCGAGCGTCTGCTGCGCCATCCGGTGCTCTCCCTCACCGTGCTCTCCGGCGTCCTCCACATCGTCTGGTTCTTCACGTTCGCGAACAGTGGCGGCGACCTGGCGGCGCAGGACGCGTGGGCGGAGTTCGTGGGCCGGCACCCCGACTCCGCGTACAACCTGGCCTGGTACGGCGGCATGCACCCGGTGTCGTACAGCATCGTCTCGCCGTATCTGATGTCGGTTCTCGGCGTCCGTACGACGATGATGCTGGCCGGGACCGTCTCGGCCGGGCTGCTGACGATGATCCTCATCCGCAGCCGGTCGGTGAAGAACCCGCTGTGGGCCTCGCTGGCGGGCGTGTTCGCCTTCCTGTGCAACGCGGCCTCGGGCCGGGTGACCTTCGGGCTGGGCACCATGTTCGCGCTCGGCGCGGTCGCCGTCGTCTTCTGCTGGCCGCACCGCCTGCGCTACAAACGCTGGGCCAAGGCGGCCTGCGCGGCCCCGCTCGCCGCCCTCGCGACCATGGCGTCTCCGGTGGCCGGCCTGTTCGTGGGCCTGGTGGCGGTCGCCCTCTTCCTGCAGAAACGGCGCCCCGGCGCCTGGGCGCTGGGTATCGCGCCCACCGCCGTCGTGGCCCTGTCGGCCTGGCTCTTCCCCTTCGCCGGCACCCAGCCGATGAAGATCACCTCAATGCTGCTGCCGCTGACGTACGGCCTCCTCGTCTACTTCCTCGCGCCGCGCGAGTGGACGACCGTCCGGATCACGGCCGGGGTGTACAGCCTCTCGGTGGTCCTGGTGTGGCTGGTGAGCTCCCAGATCGGCTCCAACATCTCGCGGCTGCCGATGCTGTTCGCGGGGGTGGCCCTGGCGGCCGCGCTGCCGTTCACGGTGCCGCGTTCCCGCAAGTGGTACCTCGTCGTCGCCGCCTTCCTCGGCTTCACCGTCTGGATCGGCTTCAAGTCCGTCGACGACGTCGTCCATACGACCCCCACGGCGTCCTGGGCCCGCGAGCTGGCCCCCCTCGTCAACGAACTCCAGGGCGTCGGCGCCGAGAAGGGCCGCGTCGAGGTCGTACCGGCCGCCTCCCACCGTGAGGCGTCCGCGCTCGCGCCGTACGTCAACCTCGCCCGGGGCTGGAACCGGCAGGCCGACATGGAACGCAACCCGCTCTTCTACGACGACACCCTGAACTCCGCGAACTACCACGAGTGGCTGCAGCGTTGGGCCGTGCACTTCGTGGTCGTGCCGAAGGACGAGCCCGACGGGGACGGCGGTGAGCGGGAGCGGGAGCTGGTCCAGCGCGGGATGCCGTATCTGAAGCAGATCTGGGGCGACGCGAACTGGCAGCTGTTCCAGGTGACCGACCCGGCGCCGCTCGCCTCGCCGAACACGGTCGTCGACCGGGCCGCGCAGGGTGAGATGACGATGCGGGTGAAGAAGGCGGGCCGGATCGTCATCCGGATCCCTTACTCGCCGTGGCTGTCGATCGTCGACGCGGAGGGCAAGAAGCTGAAGGCTCCGCAGGAGACGGAGGCGTCGAAGAACCGGGCCGACGGGGAGCCGAAGGCGTTCGCCAACGTCAACGGGTGCCTGCTGGAGACGCCGGAGGACGCTGACGGGGACAAGTGGACGATGTTGCTGGCGCCGAAGGCGGGGACGTATCGGTTGGCCGCGCCGTACACCGTGCCGCGTGGGACGCCTTGTCCGGACGAGCTGAAGTGA
- a CDS encoding DUF397 domain-containing protein, whose product MAIRLGDLDTWTTSTYTNANGACLMVRSAEEEVLELGDTKIPEGPKLAFPAEAWSAFVSSVKV is encoded by the coding sequence ATGGCAATTCGTCTGGGCGACCTGGACACATGGACGACCTCCACCTACACCAATGCCAACGGGGCGTGCCTGATGGTGCGGTCGGCTGAAGAGGAAGTACTCGAACTCGGCGACACCAAGATTCCCGAGGGCCCCAAGCTGGCCTTCCCTGCCGAGGCGTGGAGTGCCTTCGTGTCCTCGGTCAAGGTGTGA
- a CDS encoding glutathione peroxidase produces the protein MTTDATSSPLDVEIDALTGGSADLAQYAGKAVLIVNVASKCGLTPQYNGLEKLQERYAEQGFTVLGVPCNQFLGQEPGSAEEIAEFCSATYGVTFPLTEKVEVNGEGRHALYERLVGVEDAEGHSGDIRWNFEKFLIGRDGTVVARFSPQTEPESDTVVTAVEGALA, from the coding sequence ATGACTACAGATGCCACTTCCTCTCCCCTCGACGTCGAGATCGACGCCCTGACCGGCGGTTCCGCGGACCTCGCCCAGTACGCCGGCAAGGCGGTCCTCATCGTCAACGTCGCCTCCAAGTGCGGCCTGACCCCGCAGTACAACGGCCTGGAGAAGCTCCAGGAGCGGTACGCCGAGCAGGGCTTCACCGTGCTCGGCGTGCCCTGCAACCAGTTCCTCGGGCAGGAGCCCGGCAGCGCCGAGGAGATCGCCGAGTTCTGCTCGGCGACGTACGGCGTGACCTTCCCGCTGACCGAGAAGGTCGAGGTGAACGGCGAGGGCCGGCACGCGCTGTACGAGCGGCTCGTCGGTGTCGAGGACGCCGAGGGGCACAGCGGGGACATCCGCTGGAACTTCGAGAAGTTCCTCATCGGCCGGGACGGGACGGTCGTGGCCCGGTTCTCGCCGCAGACCGAGCCGGAGTCGGACACCGTCGTCACCGCCGTGGAGGGCGCGCTCGCCTAG
- a CDS encoding GOLPH3/VPS74 family protein, translating to MGRSRRTLPEELLLLALDPTTGTTAQPQSLDLGLAGAQLVELALAGRIAPDGDRIAVVAPRPTGDPTLDCALELLRRRGAPVRAVNWIGGPRLGLRQTYLSHLERCGMVHAVAGQMCGVLPTTRYQATDNEISREIKARLDSAIRTGVPPDPRTAALAALAHAVGLGKHLYPGNEGRSSRSRLRDLIRHDPMGGLVAHAVMDVQNGVAAQPRRSPAPVGRQAAPGVRPAPEPARGVPMQPRRGPMARAVAH from the coding sequence ATGGGCAGGAGCCGCAGAACGCTTCCGGAGGAGCTTCTACTGCTGGCGTTGGACCCGACCACGGGTACCACCGCACAGCCGCAGTCGCTCGACCTCGGACTGGCCGGAGCACAGCTAGTAGAGCTGGCGCTGGCCGGACGGATAGCCCCAGACGGGGATCGTATCGCCGTGGTAGCCCCACGGCCGACTGGAGATCCGACTTTGGACTGCGCGTTGGAGTTGCTGCGAAGGCGTGGCGCTCCCGTGCGGGCAGTGAACTGGATCGGCGGGCCACGACTGGGGCTCCGTCAGACCTACCTCTCGCATCTCGAGCGGTGCGGCATGGTGCATGCCGTGGCGGGACAGATGTGCGGAGTGCTGCCGACGACTCGCTACCAGGCGACGGACAACGAGATCAGCCGGGAGATCAAGGCCCGGCTGGATTCGGCGATCCGCACCGGCGTACCGCCGGACCCGCGGACCGCAGCGCTCGCCGCCCTGGCACACGCGGTCGGCCTCGGCAAGCACCTGTATCCGGGCAACGAGGGACGATCCTCGCGCTCCCGGCTGCGGGACCTCATCAGGCACGACCCGATGGGCGGTCTCGTCGCGCACGCGGTGATGGACGTCCAGAACGGCGTGGCGGCGCAGCCGCGCCGCAGCCCGGCACCCGTCGGCCGTCAGGCCGCCCCGGGAGTCAGGCCCGCACCGGAACCCGCTCGCGGCGTTCCGATGCAACCGCGCCGAGGACCGATGGCGCGCGCCGTGGCTCACTGA